One Cryptomeria japonica chromosome 9, Sugi_1.0, whole genome shotgun sequence genomic window carries:
- the LOC131046909 gene encoding probable beta-1,3-galactosyltransferase 2 isoform X2 — MVCSLSEDENFICKMWNVPEAKDVIKFSRELGDHLRLVSEGCNPKSKPIDSRLYMGEVSKSDQAIETLSKTITNLESELAEARAAQASLLSGAPISQNPIVVDTEKRPKAFVIVGINTAFSSRKRRDSVRSTWMPRGERRKKMEEKGIIVRFVIGHSATTGGILDRAIEAEGMQHQDFMRLEHVEGYHELSAKTKSYFSTAYANWDADFYIKVDDDVHVNLGMLAKTLAKHRSKPRVYAGCMKSGPVLAQKGVRYHEPEYWKFGEVGNKYFRHATGQLYAISKDLAQYIYQNHQILHKFANEDVSLGSWFIGLDVKHIDDRRMCCGTPPDCEWKAQSGNACVASFDWSCSGICKSAERIKEVHRRCGEDKNVVWNAAF, encoded by the exons ATGGTTTGCAGCCTTTCAGAAGATGAAAATTTCATCTGCAA AATGTGGAATGTTCCAGAAGCAAAAGACGTAATTAAATTTAGCAGAGAGCTGGGAGATCATCTTAGACTTGTTTCTGAAGGATGTAACCCCAAATCA AAACCTATAGACTCCAGACTATATATGGGAGAAGTCTCCAAGTCGGATCAAGCTATTGA AACCCTTAGTAAGACAATCACGAATTTGGAATCAGAATTAGCAGAAGCAAGAGCTGCACAAGCATCTCTACTGAGTGGTGCTCCAATTTCACAAAATCCCATTGTTGTTGACACTGAAAAACGACCAAAAGCTTTTGTAATTGTTGGAATCAATACTGCTTTCAGTAGCAGAAAGCGCCGGGATTCAGTCCGCTCAACATGGATGCCACGGG GTGAAAGACGAAAGAAGATGGAGGAGAAAGGCATCATTGTCCGTTTTGTCATAGGCCACAG TGCTACAACAGGTGGCATCCTCGACAGAGCCATTGAAGCTGAAGGCATGCAACACCAGGATTTCATGAGATTG GAGCATGTTGAAGGGTATCATGAGTTGTCTGCCAAAACCAAGAGCTACTTTTCTACTGCTTATGCCAATTGGGACGCAGATTTCTATATAAAGGTTGATGATGATGTCCATGTAAATCTAG GAATGCTTGCAAAAACACTTGCAAAACATCGATCTAAGCCTCGAGTATATGCTGGATGTATGAAGTCTGGTCCTGTACTAGCACAGAA AGGAGTAAGGTATCATGAGCCAGAATACTGGAAATTTGGTGAAGTGGGAAACAAATACTTTAGACATGCGACAGGTCAACTTTATGCAATCTCAAAGGATTTGGCtcaatatatatatcaaaatca CCAAATATTGCATAAGTTCGCAAATGAGGATGTTTCCCTGGGATCCTGGTTTATAGGGTTGGATGTTAAACACATCGATGATCGTAGAATGTGTTGTGGAACACCTCCAG ATTGTGAATGGAAGGCACAGTCAGGTAATGCATGTGTTGCTTCATTTGATTGGAGTTGCAGTGGCATCTGCAAGTCTGCAGAGAGGATTAAGGAGGTGCATCGTCGCTGTGGGGAAGACAAAAATGTTGTATGGAATGCAGCTTTTTAA
- the LOC131046909 gene encoding probable beta-1,3-galactosyltransferase 2 isoform X1: MARGGEMPARAMSFKWIGFLCCTSFCVGMVFTNRMWNVPEAKDVIKFSRELGDHLRLVSEGCNPKSKPIDSRLYMGEVSKSDQAIETLSKTITNLESELAEARAAQASLLSGAPISQNPIVVDTEKRPKAFVIVGINTAFSSRKRRDSVRSTWMPRGERRKKMEEKGIIVRFVIGHSATTGGILDRAIEAEGMQHQDFMRLEHVEGYHELSAKTKSYFSTAYANWDADFYIKVDDDVHVNLGMLAKTLAKHRSKPRVYAGCMKSGPVLAQKGVRYHEPEYWKFGEVGNKYFRHATGQLYAISKDLAQYIYQNHQILHKFANEDVSLGSWFIGLDVKHIDDRRMCCGTPPDCEWKAQSGNACVASFDWSCSGICKSAERIKEVHRRCGEDKNVVWNAAF, encoded by the exons ATGGCTAGAGGTGGAGAAATGCCTGCCAGAGCTATGTCTTTCAAATGGATTGGATTCCTCTGTTGTACAAGTTTCTGCGTTGGAATGGTTTTCACCAATAG AATGTGGAATGTTCCAGAAGCAAAAGACGTAATTAAATTTAGCAGAGAGCTGGGAGATCATCTTAGACTTGTTTCTGAAGGATGTAACCCCAAATCA AAACCTATAGACTCCAGACTATATATGGGAGAAGTCTCCAAGTCGGATCAAGCTATTGA AACCCTTAGTAAGACAATCACGAATTTGGAATCAGAATTAGCAGAAGCAAGAGCTGCACAAGCATCTCTACTGAGTGGTGCTCCAATTTCACAAAATCCCATTGTTGTTGACACTGAAAAACGACCAAAAGCTTTTGTAATTGTTGGAATCAATACTGCTTTCAGTAGCAGAAAGCGCCGGGATTCAGTCCGCTCAACATGGATGCCACGGG GTGAAAGACGAAAGAAGATGGAGGAGAAAGGCATCATTGTCCGTTTTGTCATAGGCCACAG TGCTACAACAGGTGGCATCCTCGACAGAGCCATTGAAGCTGAAGGCATGCAACACCAGGATTTCATGAGATTG GAGCATGTTGAAGGGTATCATGAGTTGTCTGCCAAAACCAAGAGCTACTTTTCTACTGCTTATGCCAATTGGGACGCAGATTTCTATATAAAGGTTGATGATGATGTCCATGTAAATCTAG GAATGCTTGCAAAAACACTTGCAAAACATCGATCTAAGCCTCGAGTATATGCTGGATGTATGAAGTCTGGTCCTGTACTAGCACAGAA AGGAGTAAGGTATCATGAGCCAGAATACTGGAAATTTGGTGAAGTGGGAAACAAATACTTTAGACATGCGACAGGTCAACTTTATGCAATCTCAAAGGATTTGGCtcaatatatatatcaaaatca CCAAATATTGCATAAGTTCGCAAATGAGGATGTTTCCCTGGGATCCTGGTTTATAGGGTTGGATGTTAAACACATCGATGATCGTAGAATGTGTTGTGGAACACCTCCAG ATTGTGAATGGAAGGCACAGTCAGGTAATGCATGTGTTGCTTCATTTGATTGGAGTTGCAGTGGCATCTGCAAGTCTGCAGAGAGGATTAAGGAGGTGCATCGTCGCTGTGGGGAAGACAAAAATGTTGTATGGAATGCAGCTTTTTAA